The Paraconexibacter algicola genome includes the window ACACGATCGTCGAGTGGGTCGACCGGCACACGCCGGCCGCCGGCGATCAGCCCGAGACCCTGGCCGCCAGCACCGCGTAGCGCAGGCCGCGGGTCTTCAGCCGCACGGTGTGGGAGATGTTCCCCTCCACCGTGCGGACCACCCCGCCGCGGGGCGCGCCGCGCACGAGCGCGATGTGCGACGCCTTCAGGCCCGGGCGGAAGGCGAAGAACAGCAGGTCGCCGGTGCGGACGCTCCCGATCGGGATGCGGCGCAGCCCCCGGCGGCCGGCGACCGCGTCCTCGTAGGAGCGGTCCGGGTCGATCAGGCGGGCCGACAGCCGCAGGCCCGCGCGCTTGAACGCCTGGTGCACGAACGCGCCGCACCACGGCCGGCACGGCGGCACGCGCAGGCCCATGTCGCGCTGCCAGCGCGTGATCCGCGACGAGCAGTTCGACGTGCCCGTCTCGCGGTGCCCGTTCTGCGTCACCGCCCAGGCGACCGCCTCGGCACGCACCGACGCGAGGTCCTGCGCCCCGACCGGCGCGGCGCCCGGCAGGGCGAGAGCCGCGGCCACGAGGGCCAGGGCGAGGGGCAGCGCACGCAACCGCGACATGGGCCGCACGCTACTGGAGGGGTGCGGCCGTCAGCGCCGGCGGGCGCGGAAGAACGCGCGCAGCAGCTCCGCGCACTCGTCCGCCAGCACGCCGCCGACGACCTCGGGCCGGTGGTTGAGCGCCGGCTGGTCGAGCACGTCGAGGACCGAGCCCGCCGCGCCCGCCTTCGGATCGGTGCAGCCGTAGACCACGCGCGGGATCCGGCTCAGGACGATCGCGCCCGCGCACATCGCGCACGGCTCGAGCGTCACGTAGAGCGTCGCGTCGAGCACCCGCCACGAGCCGAGCGCCGCCGCCGCGCGCCGCAGCGCCAGGACCTCGGCGTGCGCGGTCGGGTCCTCGTGCAGTTCGCGCTCGTTGTGGGCGGCCGCCAGGAGCGTGCCGTCGTGCGCCAGGACGACCGCGCCGATCGGCACGTCGTCGTGCTCGAGGGCCCGGCGGGCCTCGTCGATCGCCAGGCGCATGCCGGGCGCAGGGTCGGGTGCAGGGGCGACGGGGTCCACGGGATGCGTCATCATCGCTCAGGCCGCACAACTCCGGCAGGCGCGCGCTGTTGGGAGAGGTGCCGTCTCCCTGCCGGTCCAGCGCCCGATGCCCTTCCCGCCCCGCCCCTCCGTCCCTCGCGCCCGCCGCCTCGCGGTCGCCGCCGCGACCCTCGGGGCGGTCGCGCTGACCGGCCCCGTCGCCGGCGCGCACGCGGTCGAGACCGTGCCCGGGGAGATCGTCGTCAAGGAGCACCCGACCGGGATGCTCGCGCGCGCGGCGACCCGGGCGCAGACCGCGCACCGGGTGATCCGCGTCACCGACGTCGACCGGGCGCTGCGCGCCGTGCGCCGACGGTCCTCGGTCGTCTACGCGGTCCCCAACGTGAAGGCCCGCGCCGCGGCGCTCGTGCCCAACGACCCGGGCCGCGGCACCACCGCCGGCGGCTGGCAGCGCGTGCAGTGGAACTTCGTCGGTCCCTTCTCCGTCAACGCCCCCGAGGCGTGGGCGAACCTCGCCGCCGTGAAGCGCAGCGGCGGGCGCGGCGTCACCGTCGCCGTGCTCGACACCGGGGTCGCGTACCGCGCGAAGGGCACGTACCTGAAGTCCCCCGACCTGCGCACCGACCAGTTCGTGCGCGGCTACGACTTCGTCGACCGCGACCCCTACCCGTACGACCGCAACGGGCACGGCACCCACGTCGCGTCGACGATCGCCGAGGCGACGAACAACGGGATCGGCCTCACCGGCCTGGCGTACGGGGCGCGGATCATGCCGATCCGCGTGCTCGACGACCAGGGCGAGGGCGACGCCAGCGACATCGCCGACGGGATCCGCTTCGCGGCCCGCCGCGGCGCGCAGGTCATCAACCTCAGCCTCGAGTTCTCCAGCGACGTGCGGGCCGCGCAGATCCCCGAGATGCTCGACGCGATCCGCTACGCGCACAGCAAGGGCGCGGTCGTCGTCGGGGCCTCCGGCAACGAGGGCCACCGCGCGATCGCGTACCCCGCGCGCGCGTCGAACGTGATCTCGGTCGGGGCGACCACCGAGCACGGCTGCCTGTCGGACTTCTCGAACGTCGGCGCGGGCCTGGACCTCGTGGCGCCCGGTGGCGGCGCGGACGCGCAGCTGCTGGACGACCCCAACTGCAAGGACGACGCCAAGCCCGGCCGCGACATCTTCCAGGTGACGCTGCAGGGCCGTCAGCGGCGCAGCTTCGGCCTGCCCAGCGACTACGAGGGCACGTCGATGGCGACCCCGCACGTGTCGGCGACCGCGGCGCTCGTGATCGCCTCAGGCGTGCTGGGCCCGTCCCCGAGCCCGGCGCGGATCGAGCGGCACCTGAAGGCGACGGCGACCGACCTCGGGGCGCCCGGGGTCGACGAGCGCTACGGCCACGGGCTGCTGAACGCGGCGAAGGCGACGCAGCCGGTGCTGCCGCAGCCCGCGGCGACGCCGGGCACGTAGCGGCGGTCGGGACGCCGCCGCCCACGGCGGCGGACGGGGCGTCAGACGGCCAGCGCGGAGGCGCCGGCGCGCGAGAACTGCGCGAGCTTGCGCGCGGCCCGCCGGGAGGCGTCCTCGAGCGGCTCGGCGGCGCGGACGGCGGCGACGGCCGCGGTCACGGCGACAGCCGGGCCGGCCAGGCCGCGCAGCGCCTCGACCCGCTCGAACGCGGCGTCGAGCCCGCTGCCGGGCAGGAGCACGCCGATGGTGCCCGCGTCGATGGCGACGAGGTGCTCGTCGACGGCGAGCGCGCCGCGCCAGACGCGGACGAGGTCGACGACCGACGGGGCGGGCGCGGGACGGCGGCGCAGCCGGGAGCTGCGGGCCTCGGCGCGCAGCAGCACGACGGCGACGGGCGCGTCGGCGCACAGAGCGCGCTCGACGGCGGCCTCGGCGCTCGTGGTCCACGGCGTCGTGCGGGCGGGCGGCCGCAGCGCGACGACCTCCGCGGTCGCCGACGACGAGCCGCGCTCCCGGAGCCCCGGGCGCGTCGCGGTGAACCCCTGCCTGACCGTCACTGCCATGCCCGACATGGTGCGACAGGCAGTGCGGTTCGACACTCCCCGAACCGCAGGGTCCACCGGACCACGTGGCCTCACCCGGTCGACCAACGGGCCTCGTCCGATCGGACGACCCCTCGCTCCCCCCGACCGGGAGAGACCCGTCGACTTTCCGGTGTTTTCAGCTGGTGCGCACGATCAGGACGCTGCACGGGGCGTGGTGGCTCACCTTGTTGGGCACCGAGCCCAGCAGGAACCGCTTCGCCCCGGTCATGCCCTTGTTGCCCACCACGATGAGGTCCGAGTCGAGCTCCTCGGCGACGTCGAGGATCGCGTCGGCCGGGTCGCCCTGACGGGCGTGGACCCGCACCTCGGGCACGCCGGCCGCCCGGGCCTCGTCGGCGGCCGCGTCGAGCGTCGCGTCGACGTCCTCCCGCGGGGTCACCATCCACTGCAGATCCCCGGGCACCTGCTGCTTCTCCTCGCGCAGCCGCTGCTCGGACACCGGCTCGTACGCGCTCACGATCTCCAGCGTGGCCTTCAGCTCGGCGGCCAGCGCGACCGCGCGGGCCACGGCCTTCTTGGCGGTGTCGGACCCGTCGGTCCCGACGACGATCGAAGTGAACATGGGCCCAGCCTAACCGCAACGCACCGGCCCGCGGGTGCGCCGACGCACACTCCCTCCGAGGGTCCCGGACCGCCCGGTGCTGTGGCAGGCTCTGCGGCTGTGCTGGACCTCCACTGCCACATCCTGCCCGGGATCGACGACGGGCCGCCGACGATGGACGACACGCTCGAACTCGCCCGGGCCCACGTCGCGGCGGGCACCTCGCTGGTGGTCGCGACCTCCCACGTCAGCTGGGACCACCCGGACAACGGCGCGCGGCTCCTGGGGCCGCTGGTCGAGCTCGTCCGCACGCGGCTCGCCGCCGCCGCGATCCCGCTGGAGATCCGCCCCGGCGCCGAGGTCGCCCTGACGCGCGTGGAGGCGCTCGACGACCCCGAGCTGCAGGCGCTGCGCCTGGGCGGCGGCCCGTGGCTGCTGCTCGAGTGCCCGTTCACGCCCAGCAGCGCCGGCTTCGACGCCGTCATCGACGACCTCCTCGCCCGCGGGCACCGGCTGCTCCTCGCCCACCCGGAGCGCTGCCCCGCCTTCCACCGCGAGCCCGAGCGGCTCGAGCACTACGTCCGCCGGGGCCTGCTGACCTCGATGACCGCGGGCGCGTTCGTCGGGCGCTTCGGCTCCACCGTGCAGGAGGTGGCGACCACGTTCCTACGGCGCGGGCTCGTGCACAGCGTCGCCAGCGACGCGCACGACCTCACCCGCCGCCCGCCCGGGATCGAGGAGCCGCTCACGCGGGCCGGGCTCGACCCGCAGCTCGTCCGCTGGCTCGGCCACGACGTGCCGCGCGCGATCCTCGACGGCACCCCCGTCCCGTCCGCCCCCGTGCCCTTCGACGCCACCCCGCCACGGCGGGGCCTGCGCGGCCGGCTCAGACGAGCTTCGTGACCGCGATCACCATGCCGGCGAGCACGAAGACGACGATGAGCACCTGCATCCAGATCCAGAACGGGGACACCCCGTGAGGGTACCGTGAGCCGACGGCGTCTCAGCGCCTGCCTGATCACCCAGGACGAGGAGGAGCGGCTCCCCGCCGCGCTCGCATCGCTCGCGTTCTGCGACGAGATCGTCGTCGTCGACTCGGGGTCCACCGACCGCACCGTCGAGCTCGCCCGCGCCGCCGGCGCCACCGTCGTCCACAACCCGTGGCCCGGGTTCGCCCGGCAGCGCAACGTCGCGCTGCGCCACGCCACCGGCGACTGGGTCGTCGAGATCGACGCCGACGAGCGCGTGACCCCCGAGCTCGCCGCCGAGCTGCGCGCCTTCCTCGACCACCCCACCCTGCCCGACCGCTTTCCGCTGCTGTCGCTGCCGCGCCGCAACCGCTTCCTCGGCGGCTGGCTGCGCGACTCGATGAAGTACCCGAGCTACTGCCGGCGGATGTTCGCCCTCGGCGTCTACGAGCACGACGAGACGCGCACCGTGCACGAGGAGGTCGTGCCGACCACACCCGCGTGGGCGGCCCGCGGCGACATCACGCACGAGCTCGCCGGCACGTGGCGCGAGGCGCTGCGCGACACCTGGGCCTACGCGAAGCTCGACGCCGCCCAGTTCCGCCCGCAGCTCTCCGTCACGGCGCTCGTGCGCGGCGTCGTGCTGCGACCGCTGGTGAAGGCCGCCTACCGGCTGACGCTCGACGGCGGCTGGCGCGACGGCTGGCGCGGAGCGGCGCGGATCGCCCTGGACACCGGGACCGACGCCGCCGTGTGGCTCCTCGCGGCCCGCGCGGCGCGGCGCACCGGGCCGGACGGTGCGGCCGACGCGACCGCCGGCCACTACAGCGAGCGGTTCCCCGCCGTGTCCGCCGTCCGGGTCGTCGGGGTCGCGACCAGCGCCGGCGGTGCGCAGCGCGTCACCGCCTGGCTCGCGCAGGCGGCCGCGGCGGGCGCCGACGCCACGCTCCTGGTGCCACCGTCCGTCGCGCCCGTCGACCTCGACGCCGCCGCCCCGCCCTGGGTCCGTGACGCCGTCCGCGTGCAGGCGCTCGCCGGACGCGGGCCCGTCGCGATCGGGCGCGCCCTGGACCGCGAGGAGCAGGTCCGCCCCGTCGAGCTCGTCGTCGCCGCCGACGACGCCCGACGGGCCACCCGGCTCGCCCTGCGGCTCGTCGCACGCGGCCCCGCGGCCGGGGACCTGGACGCGCCCGCCGCGCCGCAGGTCATGTCCGCGCGGCCCGCTGCCGACATCCAGACGACATGGCGATGACCCACCAGCAGTTCCGCACGACGCGCTACTTCGCCCCCCTCGACGGGCTGCGCGCGGTCAGCATCGCGCTCGTCCTCGTCGCGCACTCGGGCGACCGCACGTGGGACGCGATCCACGGATCACTCGGCGTCGCGCTCTTCTTCGTCATCAGCGGCTTCCTCATCACGACGCTGCTGCTGCGCGAAGAGGACCGCAACGGCCGCGTGTCACTGCGCGCCTTCTGGATCCGGCGCGCCTACCGGATCCTGCCGCTGTACCTGCTCGCGCTCGCCGTCTTCACCGTCGCCCGGCTCGGCCTCGGGCTCGGGGAGGGCCAGGACGACTACGTCGCGCGGCTCGTCTACTTCGTGACGTTCACCAACGAGCTCGCCCCCGACGGGACGTTCGGACACAGCTGGTCGCTCGGGGTCGAGGAGAAGTTCTACCTCCTGTGGCCGCTGCTGGCCTTCGCCGCGACGGCCGGCGCACGCCACCGCGGCGCGGCCGTGACCGCGCTCGTGGTCGCCGCGCTCACCGGCTGGCTGGTCGACCACGGCTCCTATCTCGCGCTCTACCTCCCGATCTTCCTCGGCTGCGGGCTCGCGCTCGTCCTGCACGACCCACGCGGCTTCGCGGTGGCCCGGCGTCTCGCCTCGCCCGCTGTCGGCCTCTCGCTCGTCGCGGTCGCGATCGTCGGCGTCTTCGTGTTCGCGGCCCGCGGCAACGTGCAGGTCGGCTACGGCCTCGTGGCGGTCTGGGCGTTCCCGGCCGTGCTGCTCGGCGTCCCGGGG containing:
- a CDS encoding universal stress protein is translated as MFTSIVVGTDGSDTAKKAVARAVALAAELKATLEIVSAYEPVSEQRLREEKQQVPGDLQWMVTPREDVDATLDAAADEARAAGVPEVRVHARQGDPADAILDVAEELDSDLIVVGNKGMTGAKRFLLGSVPNKVSHHAPCSVLIVRTS
- a CDS encoding S8 family serine peptidase, giving the protein MPFPPRPSVPRARRLAVAAATLGAVALTGPVAGAHAVETVPGEIVVKEHPTGMLARAATRAQTAHRVIRVTDVDRALRAVRRRSSVVYAVPNVKARAAALVPNDPGRGTTAGGWQRVQWNFVGPFSVNAPEAWANLAAVKRSGGRGVTVAVLDTGVAYRAKGTYLKSPDLRTDQFVRGYDFVDRDPYPYDRNGHGTHVASTIAEATNNGIGLTGLAYGARIMPIRVLDDQGEGDASDIADGIRFAARRGAQVINLSLEFSSDVRAAQIPEMLDAIRYAHSKGAVVVGASGNEGHRAIAYPARASNVISVGATTEHGCLSDFSNVGAGLDLVAPGGGADAQLLDDPNCKDDAKPGRDIFQVTLQGRQRRSFGLPSDYEGTSMATPHVSATAALVIASGVLGPSPSPARIERHLKATATDLGAPGVDERYGHGLLNAAKATQPVLPQPAATPGT
- the tadA gene encoding tRNA adenosine(34) deaminase TadA; this encodes MRLAIDEARRALEHDDVPIGAVVLAHDGTLLAAAHNERELHEDPTAHAEVLALRRAAAALGSWRVLDATLYVTLEPCAMCAGAIVLSRIPRVVYGCTDPKAGAAGSVLDVLDQPALNHRPEVVGGVLADECAELLRAFFRARRR
- a CDS encoding acyltransferase family protein, with amino-acid sequence MTHQQFRTTRYFAPLDGLRAVSIALVLVAHSGDRTWDAIHGSLGVALFFVISGFLITTLLLREEDRNGRVSLRAFWIRRAYRILPLYLLALAVFTVARLGLGLGEGQDDYVARLVYFVTFTNELAPDGTFGHSWSLGVEEKFYLLWPLLAFAATAGARHRGAAVTALVVAALTGWLVDHGSYLALYLPIFLGCGLALVLHDPRGFAVARRLASPAVGLSLVAVAIVGVFVFAARGNVQVGYGLVAVWAFPAVLLGVPGVTRGLTSRPLVHIGTRSYAIYLFHPLVGEVVDRVLAPDRGTATATMRLALLLGGSLVVAELLHRTVERPLIRRGRTIAARATRPSPAPSALVPTPEP
- a CDS encoding tyrosine-protein phosphatase gives rise to the protein MLDLHCHILPGIDDGPPTMDDTLELARAHVAAGTSLVVATSHVSWDHPDNGARLLGPLVELVRTRLAAAAIPLEIRPGAEVALTRVEALDDPELQALRLGGGPWLLLECPFTPSSAGFDAVIDDLLARGHRLLLAHPERCPAFHREPERLEHYVRRGLLTSMTAGAFVGRFGSTVQEVATTFLRRGLVHSVASDAHDLTRRPPGIEEPLTRAGLDPQLVRWLGHDVPRAILDGTPVPSAPVPFDATPPRRGLRGRLRRAS
- a CDS encoding glycosyltransferase family 2 protein translates to MSRRRLSACLITQDEEERLPAALASLAFCDEIVVVDSGSTDRTVELARAAGATVVHNPWPGFARQRNVALRHATGDWVVEIDADERVTPELAAELRAFLDHPTLPDRFPLLSLPRRNRFLGGWLRDSMKYPSYCRRMFALGVYEHDETRTVHEEVVPTTPAWAARGDITHELAGTWREALRDTWAYAKLDAAQFRPQLSVTALVRGVVLRPLVKAAYRLTLDGGWRDGWRGAARIALDTGTDAAVWLLAARAARRTGPDGAADATAGHYSERFPAVSAVRVVGVATSAGGAQRVTAWLAQAAAAGADATLLVPPSVAPVDLDAAAPPWVRDAVRVQALAGRGPVAIGRALDREEQVRPVELVVAADDARRATRLALRLVARGPAAGDLDAPAAPQVMSARPAADIQTTWR